A part of Trueperaceae bacterium genomic DNA contains:
- the trpB gene encoding tryptophan synthase subunit beta: MTHAPTFDFPHPDARGRFGAYGGRYVPETLIPALDELAAAHHDAIRDPAFAARLADALRDAVGRPSLLSEATRTSERLGIRVWLKREDLNHTGAHKINNTIGQVLLAKRMGKTRIIAETGAGQHGVATATAAAMFGLPCVVYMGEEDVRRQALNVVRMRLLGAEVVPVTSGTRTLKDATNEAIRDWVTNVRDTFYVIGSVVGPHPYPRIVRDFQAVVGEETMRQLRERTGRDVPDAVVACVGGGSNAIGIFAPFAYLPDAERPRLIGVEAAGHGVDSGAHAASISAGKRGVLHGAMMYLLSDDDGQIAPAHSVSAGLDYPGVGPEHSYYADAGLAEYVGVDDGAALTAFQRFAREEGILPALETSHALAYLDDLAPQLPPGADVVVNLSGRGDKDVNEAMRVLNLGADVAGDVGAPS; this comes from the coding sequence ATGACGCACGCCCCGACCTTCGATTTTCCCCATCCCGACGCCCGTGGCCGCTTCGGCGCGTACGGCGGCCGGTACGTCCCCGAAACCCTCATTCCCGCCCTCGACGAACTGGCGGCCGCCCACCACGACGCGATCCGCGATCCGGCGTTCGCCGCGCGGCTCGCCGACGCGTTGCGCGACGCGGTGGGCCGCCCGAGCCTCCTGAGCGAAGCGACGCGCACGAGCGAACGCTTGGGGATCCGCGTGTGGCTCAAACGCGAGGACCTCAACCACACCGGCGCGCACAAGATCAACAACACGATCGGGCAGGTCCTGCTCGCCAAGCGCATGGGCAAGACCCGCATCATCGCGGAAACCGGCGCCGGCCAGCACGGCGTCGCGACGGCGACCGCCGCCGCGATGTTCGGCCTGCCGTGCGTCGTGTACATGGGCGAGGAGGACGTCCGCCGGCAGGCGCTGAACGTCGTGCGCATGCGCCTCCTCGGCGCGGAGGTCGTGCCGGTCACGAGCGGGACGCGGACCCTGAAGGACGCGACGAACGAAGCGATCCGCGACTGGGTGACGAACGTCCGCGACACGTTCTACGTCATCGGGTCCGTCGTCGGGCCGCACCCCTACCCGCGGATCGTGCGGGACTTCCAAGCGGTCGTCGGGGAGGAAACGATGCGGCAGCTGCGCGAGCGGACCGGCCGCGACGTGCCCGACGCCGTCGTGGCGTGCGTGGGGGGCGGCAGCAACGCGATCGGCATCTTCGCCCCGTTCGCGTACCTGCCCGACGCCGAACGCCCGCGCCTGATCGGCGTCGAGGCGGCCGGGCACGGCGTCGACAGCGGCGCGCACGCCGCCAGCATCAGCGCCGGCAAGCGCGGGGTGCTGCACGGCGCGATGATGTACCTCCTGTCGGACGACGACGGCCAGATCGCGCCGGCGCACTCGGTGTCGGCCGGGCTGGACTACCCCGGCGTCGGGCCGGAGCACTCGTACTACGCCGACGCCGGCCTCGCGGAGTACGTCGGGGTGGACGACGGAGCGGCGCTCACCGCCTTCCAACGGTTCGCGCGGGAGGAGGGCATCCTCCCGGCGCTCGAGACCAGCCACGCGCTGGCGTACCTCGACGACCTCGCCCCGCAGCTGCCACCCGGTGCGGACGTCGTCGTGAACCTCTCGGGCCGCGGCGACAAGGACGTCAACGAAGCGATGCGCGTGCTGAACCTCGGGGCGGACGTCGCCGGCGACGTGGGGGCGCCGTCGTGA